The Bacillota bacterium genome contains the following window.
AGAACTCGGCCATCGCCCCAGTGTCTATGGATCCATGGGGCACTGCGGCGGACAGGAAAAACCCAGACGGTTTCCCGATCGCGCGCAGCCGCATGTATATACGGATGTTGGTGAGATCAGCGAGAGCCGCAATCAACTCTTCGAGGAACGCAGCCTTGTACAGTCTCGCCACACCCTGGTAGTAGTCGAACGTCGCCCGGTCCACGACCATGTCGATGTACTGGGGATCCTGGCCCGCTGCCCGGTAAGCCGCAATCGCCTGCTCGCCCGCCTGCCGGAGTGCATCTTGTAGGATAGCGCGGTCGCGCTCCACCGGAAAATCCGCGTCTTCAATCTCCGCACCAGCCCGGAGATCCGAGACCACCCGTATCTCGTCCCGGCCAAGCCACCCTACCGGAGAGAAACCTCTTGGGGCGGCTTGAGGGAGTTGACTTGCCTTCAGGTGCACTTTCAGATTGTGGAAATCGTGCTGCGCGCGGAACACCCCGGTCAGGTAGGGCACTGGCGAGAACCCGCCCACTGTGTCATAGGCACGCCCAAGGCCCTCATCGATCATCTCTTCGTATCGACGCGGGTCCGGCCTGCCCGACTGGGCGTACTCAGTCTCCGCGAGGATCTTCGCAAACTCCTCGAGGTCCGCCGCCTCCAACATCCTGTTGAACCGTGCCGAATCAATCATCCGGTTCTCCAGAACACGGACGCGCGCCACCGCGTAGGCGAACGCATCCTCGTAGTTCAAGCTTGTTACCTCCCCCACGCTCACTCCGGGAGTCCGTCGCCCCCTCCAAAAAGTTCCTGCGCCACCAGGGGTTCGAGCTCTTGCCGGTACAGGTCGCGCAGGGCCTCAAGAGAACAATCTACTTCGACATTGGGCATCCGCAAGATGAAACCCCCGGATGTGTCCGCATCCTCACGCGCCATGCTGAACCTGGCGGAGAGGCCCGCTGCTTTCAGCTTGTTCTCGACACACAGAAGGAACTCTGGGGTAATCCGGCTGCGGTCCCTTGGCGACGGCACTATCTCCACGTCTCCGCTAGGAGATGCGGACAGGATCATCGCGGACGCCAGATCGAGATACGTGTCATCTGGGAGTTTCCCCAGGCGCTCTGGTATCTCAGCGAGCACGGCATCAATCATATCGCCCTTGACCCGGAGGATTGCATTCCGTTCCTCCAGCGCAAGGCCGATCCGCCCCCGGCGCATTTGCTCCTCTCGTGCCCGGGTCGCGGCATTCTCGATCTCTTTCGCCCTGCGTTCCCCGTTACGTTTCGCCTCGAGCAGGGTCTCCCGGACCTTTTCATCAGCCTGCGCGAGGATCTGGGAAGCACGGGCTTTCGCCTCATCAATGATCCTGGCCTTGAGCCTGTCTAGGTTCTGCATCTCATACACTCCCGCCGGCCTAGATCTGGATTGAGAAGAGGAGCAAGAGGCTCGCAAGGAGCGCAAGCACGGCGTAGGTCTCGACCATTGCGGCGAAGATGACCGCTTTACCCATTTCCTCTGGACGCTTAGCGACTATGCTGACTCCGGCTGCTGCGACCTTGCCCTGGGAGATCGCGGAGAGCCATCCGACGAGGCCGATCGGGATAGCGGAGCCTATGAGCATGACGCCGGTGAGAGCGGGGATCGAAGGTATGGTTCCGCCCAGCACCCCGACGCGCATCATTATCATGAGCCCTGTAAGAAGCCCGTAAATACCCTGAGTGCCCGGGATGGCCTGGAGAAGAAGGATCTGACCGAACTTATCCGGGTCCTCAGTGATGACGCCTGACCCGGCCTTGCCAACCAGCCCAACCCCGATCGCGGAACCGATGCCTGGGAACCCCACAGCGATCCCCACCGCGATGAATGCGAGGACTCCCCCGACTGACAGATTCATGGTTATGCCTCCTTCGGATTGTCGACCTCAACGTACTTCATGGTGACTCTGAAGGGCGAGAACCTCTTCCCACCCGTTTCGTAGAACTTGCTGAAGAACTCCACGTACTGCAGCCTGCTCGAGTGCACGTACGCGCCTATCACGTTGATCAGGAGGTTGAAGGCGTGGCCGAAGGCCAGCCCAACCACGACAATGATCGGGCCAACTATCGGGATGCCCGCGGGCCTGAGTGCGATATCGTTGATAACCATGCCCAAGACCGCGGTGGTGAACCCGAGTCCGAACAGCCTCGCGTAGGACACAACGTCGCTCACGTAGGATGTGGTCGAGTAGAGACTCAACAACCCGGACCCGACACGCATAAGAGGGTTCTTATGGTGCCGGCCCTGCGTCGCCACGAGCCCCAGGGCACCAACAATAGCAACGTACCGGGCGGCCTTGGCCACACCCGGCCCGAGTGATCCGCCCCCGATCGTGAGCCCCAGCCCGATGAGGAACACCGCCCAAAAACCCTGATCGAAGAGGGCCGCAAGAGGATTCCCCCGGCGTATGTTATCGTAGGCCTTGACCGCGAGGCCGAAGAAGATCTGGATGACCCCGAGCCCGAATGCTAGGAGGAGAAACTTCAACGGCTCCTTGAGAGGGTCAAACCAGATCGGCCTGAGACCGAAGACCCGCGCGAACAGATCGCCGAACCATCCCCCGAACAGCGCACCCATGATGAACGTGGACAATCCCCCGGCCATGATCAGGAACAAAAGCTGACGGCCCATGCCCTTCGCCCTGGTCTTCTTGAGAAGGAGGTATCCTATGACCGCAAGGGCCACCCCGTAAGGAGCGTCTGTCAGGCATACACCGAAGAAAACGAAAAAGAAGGGGGCCAGAAGCGGGGAAGGGTCGATCCCGCCTACCTTGGGAAGACCCATTATCCTGGTGACCGCCTCGAATGGGTAAGCGAGAGGGCCGTTGACCAGGTCCACTGGCGGCTGCTCCCCTTCCATCGCAGGGCGGTCCAGCACCACCACATCCGGGAACTCCCCCTCAACCGACCCACGGATGGCGGGGAGATCGCGCGTTCGTGCCCAGCCTTCTATCACGAAAGTCCTCTTGGTGCCGCCGAAGTTGGCCACGATTGCAAGCTTGTCCCGCTCCCGGGCCAGGTGGTCGTAGAGCGCGAACGCGCGTGGCCTCTCGGATACGAATGCCTCCACCATGCCCATGACCTCTGCCCTGCGTGCGTGGATCCGCTCCAGTTCCGCCTCGAGCTTCTCGATTTCGTTGGCAGGGGTGTCAGAAAAGCCAGAAAAGGATGCCCGGGAAAAGCCGTGTGCGGCCAGGGTCTGTGCCGCCACTTCTTCCACCGAGGTTGGGTAGGCGATCACTACGTAGGACACCTTATCGAGCGTGCCAACGACCTCCCACGCGAATTCAAGCAGGGTCCGAGAGATCTCAGAAAGCGACGACTCACAGGTGTCCGCCGCTAAGGTGCCCATGACCACTGTGACGAACTGCCCCGCTCGGGACTGGTCGATCCGGAAGCCAGCATTCAGCCAAGCCTGGAGAGCCTCGATCCCCGAGGCAGCCTTGGCCTCCTCAGCCGCAAGCACGGTGAGTTCCTCGTCGAGACTCCTCGCCCGGCCATACAGTTCCGATACGGCCTGAGATTCGCCCTGGATCAAGCGGTCCCATTCGGACGCGGTCATCCTCAGACGGTACCCGGTGAAGTTCTCCAGCATCGTCTTGGGGATCCGGTGGTGCTTGGCCATGAAATCGATGGTGTACTTGAGTTCGGACAGAAGCCCTTCGAGCCGTGCAAGAGTCGCCCCGGGCTCGAACGGGCAACCATGACAACGCCTCTCCTCATCGGAGAGGTCAGTCCCGAACAGGGTAACCTCCACGTTGCCCTGGCGTTGCAGTAGGTCGACGACATCACCGACACGGTCCTCGTGACCGATGACGGTCACCCTACTCATTTCAGCGATCGCCAACGGCCTTCACGATCCTCTCCACAGCGGCCCTGAGCGCGTTTTCCCGGTTCAGCCTGGCGCGGGCGAGGGTCTCCTCCACTCGGGCCGCGATCTCCTTGCGCTTGTGCGCGGTTTCACGGGCGAGTGCAGCTTCGGCCTCCCGGGCGGCTTCCTTCGCCCGGAACAGGGCAGCCTGCTCCGCCTCGTGCACGATTTGCTCGCTCTGCTGCGCGGCTTCTCGCACTCTAGCCTTCGCTTCCTGCTCCGCCTCGAGAACCGTCTGCTCCGCCTCGCGCTCAGTCTCGCGGATCTGGTCTATGGCGCTGATCTCCATTGGCCAACACTCCTTGCACAAACCCAAACACAAATATACTACAGTGCAGGCCAGTTCGCAACGCGGGCGGACAGCGCGCTGGCGAGCGCTGAGGAATTGAACGTGGCTGGAAGTTGAGCAGCCGCGCCTCTGGGAACGGTGGTCAGGATCCTTATCAGCCATGCAGACGGATGGGTGATGTTGGGAGAGGGTGTAGGCGATTGATGTAGTCAACGAAGGGATACCTAACCAAAGCCTCTCGCCTGTCTGAGAGCGAGAGGCATTCCGAGGAGTCCGTGCGATCTCGGCTAATGAGTCTGGGCTCCAGTATCATCACCCAATACGTAAGCCTAACACCTTCCCGAACCCAATCCGGGCCAGGCGCTGATCGAAGTCC
Protein-coding sequences here:
- a CDS encoding V-type ATPase subunit, with amino-acid sequence MNYEDAFAYAVARVRVLENRMIDSARFNRMLEAADLEEFAKILAETEYAQSGRPDPRRYEEMIDEGLGRAYDTVGGFSPVPYLTGVFRAQHDFHNLKVHLKASQLPQAAPRGFSPVGWLGRDEIRVVSDLRAGAEIEDADFPVERDRAILQDALRQAGEQAIAAYRAAGQDPQYIDMVVDRATFDYYQGVARLYKAAFLEELIAALADLTNIRIYMRLRAIGKPSGFFLSAAVPHGSIDTGAMAEFFGEPVDRFASALSRSAYAKVVSEGVDEWQKTGSLRRLEALADAAIAERVRETRYLADGYEPVLGYLMARENEASTLRRICVGKVNDLPPDTIRERLCEGYA
- a CDS encoding V-type ATP synthase subunit E — its product is MQNLDRLKARIIDEAKARASQILAQADEKVRETLLEAKRNGERRAKEIENAATRAREEQMRRGRIGLALEERNAILRVKGDMIDAVLAEIPERLGKLPDDTYLDLASAMILSASPSGDVEIVPSPRDRSRITPEFLLCVENKLKAAGLSARFSMAREDADTSGGFILRMPNVEVDCSLEALRDLYRQELEPLVAQELFGGGDGLPE
- a CDS encoding V-type ATP synthase subunit K — protein: MNLSVGGVLAFIAVGIAVGFPGIGSAIGVGLVGKAGSGVITEDPDKFGQILLLQAIPGTQGIYGLLTGLMIMMRVGVLGGTIPSIPALTGVMLIGSAIPIGLVGWLSAISQGKVAAAGVSIVAKRPEEMGKAVIFAAMVETYAVLALLASLLLLFSIQI
- a CDS encoding V-type ATP synthase subunit I, encoding MSRVTVIGHEDRVGDVVDLLQRQGNVEVTLFGTDLSDEERRCHGCPFEPGATLARLEGLLSELKYTIDFMAKHHRIPKTMLENFTGYRLRMTASEWDRLIQGESQAVSELYGRARSLDEELTVLAAEEAKAASGIEALQAWLNAGFRIDQSRAGQFVTVVMGTLAADTCESSLSEISRTLLEFAWEVVGTLDKVSYVVIAYPTSVEEVAAQTLAAHGFSRASFSGFSDTPANEIEKLEAELERIHARRAEVMGMVEAFVSERPRAFALYDHLARERDKLAIVANFGGTKRTFVIEGWARTRDLPAIRGSVEGEFPDVVVLDRPAMEGEQPPVDLVNGPLAYPFEAVTRIMGLPKVGGIDPSPLLAPFFFVFFGVCLTDAPYGVALAVIGYLLLKKTRAKGMGRQLLFLIMAGGLSTFIMGALFGGWFGDLFARVFGLRPIWFDPLKEPLKFLLLAFGLGVIQIFFGLAVKAYDNIRRGNPLAALFDQGFWAVFLIGLGLTIGGGSLGPGVAKAARYVAIVGALGLVATQGRHHKNPLMRVGSGLLSLYSTTSYVSDVVSYARLFGLGFTTAVLGMVINDIALRPAGIPIVGPIIVVVGLAFGHAFNLLINVIGAYVHSSRLQYVEFFSKFYETGGKRFSPFRVTMKYVEVDNPKEA